In Trichocoleus desertorum NBK24, the following are encoded in one genomic region:
- a CDS encoding S-layer homology domain-containing protein has translation MLPNRRPAVLAGLAASLLVVLTACANSPTGNAFKDSLAADSRLQEGGGNGGLSGRDGQAATNANRPADFPAEIPIYPESELQDIVPVASPSPTNPAATNSGTDATTNETETKASGQAQWTSGDPSNAVQSFYLQQFQTSGWQLVSQATQDLPAKLVARRNDLQVTVTIGATAAVPPPITSDRTGNPTPTLSATPLSSSASTNTVFTIDYAYEAGSVSPQAVNADAGPQPGDPDFVGPVPTGAATTATASPTPVTTNAQGFTDLDKAPQELRSSIKDLAQLGVLPLRSSDAKSTTAKNPNLLEPNKIITRREYVRWLVTANNRIYSDRAGQQLRLGSNNAKPVFQDVPKSDPDFQMIQGLAEAGIIPSPLSGDATAVSFRPDAPLTREVMLLWKLPLDTRQALPTASLDAVKETWGFQDAAKIDPKALRAVLADFQNGDLANIRRALGYTTLFQPKKSVTRAEAAATLWYFGFQGEGVSALELLQNQSRVTAPPSPVGP, from the coding sequence GTGCTACCCAATCGACGCCCCGCTGTATTGGCTGGCCTGGCTGCCTCACTGCTCGTTGTGTTGACGGCTTGTGCCAATAGCCCCACCGGTAATGCTTTTAAGGATTCTCTAGCTGCCGACTCTAGGTTGCAGGAAGGTGGTGGCAACGGGGGGCTGTCAGGAAGGGATGGGCAAGCGGCAACCAATGCCAATCGCCCCGCTGACTTTCCGGCAGAAATTCCAATTTATCCAGAGTCCGAATTGCAGGACATTGTCCCCGTCGCTAGCCCTAGTCCTACCAACCCTGCCGCGACTAATTCTGGGACAGATGCCACCACTAACGAAACGGAGACAAAAGCATCCGGACAAGCCCAGTGGACGAGCGGTGATCCGAGTAATGCGGTACAAAGCTTTTATCTCCAACAGTTTCAAACCAGTGGATGGCAACTGGTCAGCCAAGCCACTCAAGATCTCCCCGCTAAGTTGGTGGCACGTCGTAACGATTTGCAAGTAACCGTCACGATTGGGGCTACGGCTGCCGTCCCGCCACCGATAACCAGCGATCGCACTGGAAACCCAACCCCTACACTCAGCGCGACTCCCCTTTCTAGCAGTGCGTCTACCAACACCGTATTCACGATTGACTACGCTTACGAAGCAGGCAGTGTTTCACCTCAAGCCGTGAATGCTGATGCTGGGCCTCAACCCGGTGATCCTGATTTTGTCGGGCCTGTCCCGACTGGAGCCGCCACGACTGCCACGGCTAGCCCAACTCCTGTGACGACCAATGCTCAAGGTTTCACTGACCTCGACAAAGCTCCTCAAGAACTGCGCTCCTCTATTAAGGACTTAGCGCAATTGGGAGTTTTACCCCTCCGCTCCAGTGATGCCAAAAGCACAACTGCCAAGAACCCCAACCTTTTAGAGCCAAACAAAATCATCACTCGCCGCGAGTATGTCCGTTGGTTAGTCACGGCGAATAACCGGATTTATAGCGATCGCGCTGGACAGCAGCTTCGCTTGGGCTCTAACAATGCCAAACCTGTATTTCAGGATGTGCCCAAAAGCGACCCAGACTTTCAAATGATTCAGGGACTAGCGGAAGCAGGGATTATTCCTAGCCCGCTGTCAGGTGATGCTACTGCGGTCAGTTTCCGACCCGATGCACCCTTAACGCGAGAAGTGATGCTGCTGTGGAAGTTGCCCCTCGATACTCGGCAAGCTTTGCCCACCGCCTCCCTGGATGCTGTGAAAGAAACCTGGGGCTTTCAAGATGCAGCAAAAATTGACCCAAAAGCGCTGCGAGCCGTTTTAGCCGATTTTCAAAATGGCGATCTCGCTAATATTCGTCGAGCTTTAGGATACACCACGCTCTTTCAACCTAAGAAATCAGTGACACGGGCCGAAGCTGCTGCAACCCTTTGGTACTTTGGCTTTCAGGGGGAGGGAGTATCGGCTTTAGAGTTGCTGCAAAATCAGTCTAGAGTGACGGCCCCTCCTAGTCCTGTGGGTCCCTAA